The Branchiostoma floridae strain S238N-H82 chromosome 10, Bfl_VNyyK, whole genome shotgun sequence genome has a segment encoding these proteins:
- the LOC118424742 gene encoding sulfotransferase 6B1-like gives MAEESADFMDSDDYTNVINGIRYPPHVRRENMEAMAEFDIRDDDIVMVAFPKAGTNWILEIVHKILVTSGKINASSSDDMVAMGKLEFQYSHEPRPRHVMLQECASPRVILTHLAPDTAPPGIAHPQNKVKIIVLMRNPKDTAVSYFHFEQKRRSMDGRKPLPSWDEYSQLFLAGKHTYGCYFKHVLGWWQRRDDPHFLFLKYEDMKKDLPKAVKTVSAFLQVKLDDASIETIAHACTFSSMKGTLENSRFYDRAVIARKGLVGDWKSMFTDEQNKSFDQKCQAKLDGTGLHFDFE, from the exons ATGGCAGAGGAGAGCGCAGATTTCATGGACTCTGATGACTACACCAACGTCATCAACGGTATCAGATATCCGCCTCACGTTAGGAGGGAGAATATGGAAGCCATGGCTGAGTTTGACATACGGGATGACGACATCGTCATGGTGGCTTTTCCAAAAGCAG GAACCAACTGGATTCTGGAAATCGTACACAAGATCCTGGTAACCAGTGGCAAGATTAACGCCTCTTCATCTGACGACATGGTTGCCATGGGGAAGTTGGAGTTCCAATATTCTCACGAGCCACGCCCCCGTCACGTGATGCTGCAGGAATGTGCCTCACCCCGCGTCATCCTCACCCACCTCGCCCCGGACACCGCCCCGCCTGGGATCGCTCATCCTCAAAATAAA GTCAAGATCATCGTTCTCATGAGGAACCCAAAGGACACAGCGGTCTCTTACTTCCACTTCGAGCAGAAGCGTCGGTCTATGGACGGACGGAAACCTCTTCCCTCGTGGGACGAGTATTCTCAGCTGTTCTTAGCTGGAAAAC ATACTTACGGCTGCTACTTCAAACATGTTCTTGGCTGGTGGCAGAGACGTGACGACCCCCACTTCTTGTTCTTAAAGTACGAAGACATGAAAAAG GACCTTCCCAAAGCCGTGAAGACAGTGTCGGCGTTCCTTCAGGTCAAACTGGATGACGCTTCCATCGAGACTATCGCGCATGCGTGCACCTTCTCCAGCATGAAGGGCACTTTGGAAAACTCGCGTTTTTACGACAGGGCTGTGATCGCTAGGAAAG GGCTTGTCGGTGACTGGAAGTCTATGTTTACCGATGAACAAAACAAGTCGTTCGACCAAAAATGCCAGGCAAAACTGGACGGAACAGGACTTCACTTCGACTTTGAATAA